GGGGCCGTCGAAGGCCCGGCCATGGTCGCGCCCCTGCAGGCCGGGCTTCCGGGCCCCGGACTCGTCGCCCTCGTCGTCACGGCGCTGGTCACCTGGCTGTTCTACGCCGTCACGCTCCACCTGGCGGCCACATTCTTCATCGGCGACGTACCGACTCAGCCGGCCGCCGCCGCCGCGGTAGCCCCGGCCGTCGTCTCCCTGCTGCTCCAGCAGTACGCCGGCAGCGGGCTCCTGATCCTCGTGTCCGTCGTGGCGACGGTAGCGGTGGACTTCGCCGCCGTGAGCTACGCGTACCGGCTCGAGTGGCGCTCGACGGCCCCGCTGGTTGCGCTGCATGTCGCGTTCGCGACGATTCTGGGGTACGCGCTGAACAACATCTTCGGGTTCGTCTAGGGCCGGGGGACTGGACGGCGTCGAGCGCGACTCTGTCACCGACGCGCCAGCGCGAGACCGGCGAACGCGACGACCGCCAGCCGTACGCCGACGGCGACGCCGGAGCCGGCCGTCACCGCGACGCCGACGAGCGGGTTCTGGCGGGCGCCGAGGGCGAACACCGCGGCGGCGCTCCCGGCGACGAAGGCGGTCGCGGCCGTCGCGCCGGCCACTGCGGCCGCCCGCACGTCGCCGTCCGGATCGCCGCTGTGCTTCCCCGCCCGGTAGGCGACGCCGAACAGTACTCCGTAGGTGAGGGCGAAGGCGGCGAACCGGCCGCCCAGAGTAGCCTGCGTGAGAACCTGTGGCGACGCCGCGTCCGGGGCGATCTCCAGCACGAGGGGAGAGACGCGCCGCGTGACGCTCGTCGCGAGCGCCACGAGGCCGGCGACGGCCGCGAGACCCGGTATCGGGGCGGTGGTTCCGGCCGACGCACCGTCGGACGGGGCCGTCACACGTATCGCCTCCCGGCGGCGCTGAGAGCGACGCGTCTGGCAGCTATCTGGACGAGGACCATGTGCACCCGCTCAGGTGGGCGCGAAATGAACGTTCCGGCCGGAGAGCTGACGGCCCCGCCGGCCTGGTCAGTGGTCGTGGTCGTGTCCACCGTCGGGCGTCCCGCCCGACGAGGGTCGGCTCGCGCCGCTCGCCTCACCACCGTCGGAGGCGGCCTCCGAGTCGCCCGCGCCGGAGATGTCGCCGCCGGCGACCAGCGCGTCGTGGTCGCCCTCGATCATGTCCATGTTCTTGAGGTTGTCCCGCTCCTCGAAGTCGGCGACGGCGTCCCGGAGGTCCTGCTGGGTGAGCGTGGTCCGCTCCTCGGTCAGGGCGTCGAGCACGGCCTCCCGGAGCACCAGCCGGAGGTCGGAGCCGGTCAGCCCCTCAGTGATCTCGGCCAGTTCCTGGGGCTCGAAGTCGACGATGTCCATCTCCTGGGTGACGACGCGGAGGATGTCCGCGCGCATGTTCCGGTCGGGCTTGGGGAAGTTGACGATCTCGTCGAAGCGGCGCCAGACGGCGGCGTCCAGCTGATCGGGGTGGTTGGTGGCGCCGATCAGGAGCACGTCGTCCTGAATCAGGCTGACCTCGTCGATGGACTTCAGCAGGGTGTTGACGGCGCGCTTGATCGCGGCGTGCTCGTCGGACGAGCGGGTCTTCGCGACGAAGTCGAACTCGTCCATGAAGAGGATGCAGGGCGAGAGCCGCTTGGCCACCTCGAAGGTCTTCTCGACGTTCTTGGCCGTCTCGCCGAGGTACTGCGAGGTGATCATCGACAGCTTCACCTCGACGAACGGGAGGTCGAGGTCGTGGGCCAGCGCGCGGGCGACGCTGGTCTTGCCAGTGCCCGGCGGGCCGACGAACAGGAGCTTGCCGATCTCCCGCAGGCCGATGTCGGCGAGGTAGTCGCGGTGCTCGATGGCCTTGACGATCTTGTGGATCTCGGCCTCCTGGTCGGCCGTGAGGACGAGGTGGTCCATCGTCATCTCGACCTCCTCGGGGGCGCGCACGTCGACGAGGTCGAGCATGCCCTCCTCCTCTTCCTCCTCGTCGAAGGCCTCGTTCAGCAGCGAGTCGATCAGCGCGCGGTCGGCCCGCGCCGGCCGGTTGCGCTCGCGGGCGAGTTCGTAGTCGACGTCCTCGAACTCGTCCCCGTACTCGGCGGCCAGCGCAGGGTTGTCCATCAGGCGATCGGCGTCGGTCCGCTTGAGATACCACTCCTCGGCCATGTCCCGATCGGTGAACTGCAGCGTGCCGGAGAAGTCGTCGCGGTCCGTGAACATCAGCCCCGAGATGGCCTCCCAGGGGCGTTCGAGGCCCGTCGCCTCGGTCGCCGCCGACGCGGTCGGCGACAGCGGCCGCTCGATCTCTCCGTCGCTCCAGAACGCCGCCCGGTAGGCCGGCGGCAGGTCGTCGGGGTCGAGCTCGCGACGCTCGGAGTACACCTGCGTCGTGAGCAGAAACTCGACGACTGCTAGCTCCGGATCACTCATCCCCACATGTGTACTCCCGCAAACGGGATAAGTGACTCGAAGCGTTTCCCGGGACGGAGGCTGCGTGGATTTCCGTCTGCGACCCCGTCCGCAGCCGCCGGTCCCGGTCGACGAGGCCACTCCGTTCCGCGCCGCGGTCGCTCCTCCGAAGGGCGACGCGGCTCCGGCCCGCCGCAGTCAGTCGTTCTCCGGGTTGATCATGGCCATCCCGTCGCGGACGGACTGGCGGCGTCCCAGCAGCGTCACCGTGTCGCCGAGTTCGAGCATCATGTCGGCGGTGGGGACCTCCGTCTGGCCGTCACGGGTGACCAGCGCGACGATGCACGCGTCGGGCAGCTGCGGCCCGAGTTCGCTGATCGGGACGCCGGCCACTTCCGCGTTGGTGACCTCGATCTCCTGGACGTCGCCGGTCCGCCCGACGTCCGTCATCCAGTTGGCGATGGCGGGGCGCTCGATCTGGTTGTCGATGGCCCAGGCCGTCGCCATCGCCGAGGAGATGGTGCTGACGCCGAGGTCCTCGAACGCCTCGACGTTGTCGGGGTTATTCGCCCGGGCGATGATGCGCTCGATGTCGAACTTGGAGTTCGCGAGCTGGGCGACCAGGAGGTTCGCGTCGTCGTCGCCGGTCGCGGCGGCGACGACCTTGGCGTTCTCGGCACCGGCCGACTGCAACACCTCGGTGTCGGTGCCGTCCCCGTGGTGAACGGTGAAGCCCGCGTTGCGGGCGCTCTCTACCACGTCCTCACGCTCTTCGACGATGACGACGTTCTCTCCGCGGTCCTCGAGGCGTTCGGCGAGCGCGCGGCCCACCTTCCCGCCTCCAACGATTATCGTTCGCATTGGTATCACGTCCAGTCGTTCGGCAACGTATCGCGCCAGGCCGCCCTGGAAGACGGCTGTCAGCAGGATCGCGAGGAAGACAGTCCCGAGCAGGATGTTCGCGTGCTCGACCAGTATCGGTTCGTTCAGCTCCTCGGCGGCGGCCTGCAGTTCGACCGCGAACAGCGTCGCGACCGACGCCGGGATGATCCCGCGCGGGCCCATGAAGCTCATGAACGCCCGCTCCTGACGGGTGAACCGGTCACCGACGGTCGAGAGGAAGACGAGAATCGGCCGGAGCACCAGTGCCATCACGGCGACGACGACCAGTCCCGGGATGCCGACCTCGCGGAGAGCCGCGACGTCGAGCAGCGCCGCCAGCGCGATGAAGACGAACGAGAGGACGATCAGGGTGATGTCTCCCTTGAAGTCCTCGATGTCGTCCTCGTAGGGGATGTCGGCGTTCCCGAGCAGGAACCCGGCGACCGCGGCGGCGGCGACGCCGGCCTCGGTGGCCTGTGAGTTCGCCACCGCGTAGGCGACCAGCGCGCCGGCGAACGCCAGTAGCCGGGCGTTGCGCGGGGCGTCGCCCGGCGAGAGGTCGACGTAGCGAAGTAGGTAGTAGACGATAGCCGCCACCATGACGCCGACGAGCAGTCCGACGCCCATCCGCCTGAGGAAGGCGGACACGAACCCCTCGGCGACGGCCTCCGGGTTGACGGTCTTGAAGAAGACGATGGCCATGACCGCCGCGGTGACGTCGTTGACGATGCCTTCCGTCTCCAGCGCGGCGGCGACCCGGTCGCGGACCGGGACGACCGCGAGGATCGGCGTGACCACGGTCGGGCCCGTCGCGACCAGCAGCGCACCGATCGTAAACGAGAGGTTCCACGTGACGTCGAACGCGAACCGGACAGTGACCGCCGTCCCGACGAGCGCGATGACGGCCCCCAGGGTCACCAGGCGGATCGCCGCGGCCGGCGCCTCGCGGATGCGCTCGACCCGCAGGTGGAAGGCCCCCTCGAAGACGATGATCGCGACCGCGAGACCGACGATGGTCTGGAGGCCGACGATCCCGAAGGTGTCGACGGTCACTATCTCCAGTCCGGGTTCTCCCAGAACCAGGCCGGCGGCGATGTAGAAGATGATGCTCGGCGTCCGCAGTCGGGTGGCGACGATCTGCGCCAGAACGCCGATGGCAATGATCCCGGCCACGAGCAACAACAGACTGGTCTCCGCCATCGCGTAGTCCGTAGACCCCCTCCCCAAAAAAGGGCCCCCTCTGCGATCCGTCCGAGCGACACACCGCCCGGTCGCCGCCCGCTCACCCCTCGTCGAGGTAGCGCAGGACTCCGCGGACGTTCAGGGCAACCTCAGCGCGGCCCTTGCGCTCGCCCCAGGCGTCGGGCGTCTCGACCGTCTCCTCGAAGTGCTCGAAGACGTCCTCGTCGTCGTCGAACTCGGTGTGCTTGGCGGTGACGGCTTCGACCCACTCCGTCAGGACGGACTCGTACTCGTCCAGGCGGTCGTCGGTCCGCGCGGGCCCGAAGTGGCCGTACAGCAGCCACTCCGGGTCCATCTCCCGGAGGTCGTGGACGTCGGCCAGCGCCCGGTCGAGGTCGAAGTCCGGCGGCGGGCTCGTCGGGTGCAGCTCGTCGACCGAGGGCGCGTAGATGCCGGCCGCGTCGGCCGTGAAGACGGCGTCCATCCAGGGGGCCTCGAAGACGACCTGGTGGGGCGCGTGGCCCGGCGCGCGGTGGACCACCAGCTCGCGGTCGCCCAGATCGATCCGGTCGCCGTCCTCGAGTTCGACGATGCGGTCCTCGGGGACGGGTCGGGGTTCGGTGTAGAACTCGATCTGGTCGCCCACGGCGGCCTCCGTGCCCTCCCAGAGCCGCGACGGGTCCGCGAGGTGCGGGGCACCGATCCCGTGGACGTACACCGTGGCGTTCGGGCACGCGTCGACGAGAAAGCCCGCGCCGCCGGCGTGGTCGAGGTGGACATGGGTCACCGCCAGCACCTCGATATCGGCCGGATCGAGGCCGACCTCGTCCAGCGCCGCCAGCACGCGCTCGTGGTCGGTCCCGATACCGGTGTCCACGAGCGCCGGCCGCTCGGCGTCGATCACGTACACCGATCCGTACTCCGGGACGTCGTACATTCCGGTGTCGACGTAGTGGAGGTCCGGATCGACTTCCTCGGCCTGGTACACGTCGCCGATTCCCATGTCCCCGGAGAGGGCGGGCGCGGAGAAAAAAGGTCAGGGCGCGACCGCCGTCAGGATCGACTCCGCCTCCTCGACCAGCGTCGAGTAGTGGCCGGCGTCGACGACCGTCAGGTCGGGCTCCGGTAGCTCGCGGACGAACGCTTCCGCGGCGGCGAGGTCGACCGAGGAATCCCGGCGGCCGTGCCACAGGACGGGATCGGCGTCGCCGGGGTCGAACGGCCACTCCTGGGCCAGCAGCGGGTACTCGTGGGCCGGCCCCTTGCCGCCCTGCCGGAACGCCTCCGCGGCGTCCGTGAGGAGCACGTCCCCGGTCAGCGACTCCAGCAGTTCGCGGTCGGGCTCGGAGGCGCCGCGCTCGATGGCGGCCCGGAACCGCGAGCGCCAGTTGCGCGCGAGCCACCCCGTCGCGCCGAACAGTCCGCGCGAGACGCCCGGATACCGCGTCGCGGCCGCCATGCGCCGGTGGCCGTCCGTTGAGTGTTCCAGCGTCGGCGGCGGCCCCGGGCTGCTGACCAGCGCCGTCTCGGCCATCCGGTCGGGTAGCTCCGCGCCGCAGACCGCGGCGTGGGGGCCGCCCGCCGAGAAGCCGACGACGCCGAACCGGTCGATCCCCAGTTCCCGGGCCAGTTCGCAGACGTCGTCGGCCCAGTCGAGCAGATCCCTGTCGGGGTGAAAGTCCGAGCGGCCGAAGCCCGGCCGATCGGGCGCGACGAGCCGCAGGTCCCGCCCCTGTGCGACGTCGTCGAACAGCGACCACAGCAGCCGCGAGCCGGGGTTACCGTGGAAGCAGAACACCGGCCGGCCGTCGGTCCGCCCGTACTCCTCGTAGGCGAGTCGACGGCCGTCCGGGAGCGTCACCGTCCGTGGCTCTGTCACTGGTGTGCGTTCACCTGCCGTCGGCAAATGGGTGTTGGCTCTATCGTGCGGGGACGCTCCCCGCGATCGCCGGTGCCACGGTACGCCGCCGTGTGCGAGACGGCCACGGGGTATCGACACGTTAACCTCGCGCCGTCGAGAACGCTCGCCCATGCTAAGTAGGCAGTTCGTCCGGGAGAACCCCGAGACGGTCCGCGACGCCATCGAGGCCAAGGGCGTCACGGGCGTGGACCTCGACGGGATCCTCGAGATCGACGAGGAGTGGCGCGAGCTGAAGGCGGAGGGCGACGACCTGCGCCACCAGCGCAACGAGGTCTCCAGCCAGATCGGCGAGTACAAGCGCGAGGGCGAGGAGGAGAAGGCCCAGGAGGCCATCGAGCGTTCCCAGGAACTCAAGGAGGAACTCCAGCGGGTCGAGGACCGCGCGGACGAACTGGAGGCCGAACTGGAGGAGCGCCTGCTGGAGATCCCCAACGTTCCCCACGAGTCGGTCCCCTACGGCGAGGGCGAGGCGGACAACGTCGAGCGCTACCGCGAGGGGTTCGACGACCTGCGGGTCGACCCCGACGACGTGATCCCCCACTACGACCTCGGGGAGGAACTGGACGTGCTGGACTTCGAGCGCGGCGC
This genomic interval from Halomicrobium urmianum contains the following:
- a CDS encoding DUF7473 family protein, with amino-acid sequence MVAPLQAGLPGPGLVALVVTALVTWLFYAVTLHLAATFFIGDVPTQPAAAAAVAPAVVSLLLQQYAGSGLLILVSVVATVAVDFAAVSYAYRLEWRSTAPLVALHVAFATILGYALNNIFGFV
- a CDS encoding MBL fold metallo-hydrolase; translation: MGIGDVYQAEEVDPDLHYVDTGMYDVPEYGSVYVIDAERPALVDTGIGTDHERVLAALDEVGLDPADIEVLAVTHVHLDHAGGAGFLVDACPNATVYVHGIGAPHLADPSRLWEGTEAAVGDQIEFYTEPRPVPEDRIVELEDGDRIDLGDRELVVHRAPGHAPHQVVFEAPWMDAVFTADAAGIYAPSVDELHPTSPPPDFDLDRALADVHDLREMDPEWLLYGHFGPARTDDRLDEYESVLTEWVEAVTAKHTEFDDDEDVFEHFEETVETPDAWGERKGRAEVALNVRGVLRYLDEG
- a CDS encoding alpha/beta fold hydrolase, encoding MTEPRTVTLPDGRRLAYEEYGRTDGRPVFCFHGNPGSRLLWSLFDDVAQGRDLRLVAPDRPGFGRSDFHPDRDLLDWADDVCELARELGIDRFGVVGFSAGGPHAAVCGAELPDRMAETALVSSPGPPPTLEHSTDGHRRMAAATRYPGVSRGLFGATGWLARNWRSRFRAAIERGASEPDRELLESLTGDVLLTDAAEAFRQGGKGPAHEYPLLAQEWPFDPGDADPVLWHGRRDSSVDLAAAEAFVRELPEPDLTVVDAGHYSTLVEEAESILTAVAP
- a CDS encoding ATP-binding protein, which gives rise to MSDPELAVVEFLLTTQVYSERRELDPDDLPPAYRAAFWSDGEIERPLSPTASAATEATGLERPWEAISGLMFTDRDDFSGTLQFTDRDMAEEWYLKRTDADRLMDNPALAAEYGDEFEDVDYELARERNRPARADRALIDSLLNEAFDEEEEEEGMLDLVDVRAPEEVEMTMDHLVLTADQEAEIHKIVKAIEHRDYLADIGLREIGKLLFVGPPGTGKTSVARALAHDLDLPFVEVKLSMITSQYLGETAKNVEKTFEVAKRLSPCILFMDEFDFVAKTRSSDEHAAIKRAVNTLLKSIDEVSLIQDDVLLIGATNHPDQLDAAVWRRFDEIVNFPKPDRNMRADILRVVTQEMDIVDFEPQELAEITEGLTGSDLRLVLREAVLDALTEERTTLTQQDLRDAVADFEERDNLKNMDMIEGDHDALVAGGDISGAGDSEAASDGGEASGASRPSSGGTPDGGHDHDH
- a CDS encoding cation:proton antiporter domain-containing protein, whose amino-acid sequence is MAETSLLLLVAGIIAIGVLAQIVATRLRTPSIIFYIAAGLVLGEPGLEIVTVDTFGIVGLQTIVGLAVAIIVFEGAFHLRVERIREAPAAAIRLVTLGAVIALVGTAVTVRFAFDVTWNLSFTIGALLVATGPTVVTPILAVVPVRDRVAAALETEGIVNDVTAAVMAIVFFKTVNPEAVAEGFVSAFLRRMGVGLLVGVMVAAIVYYLLRYVDLSPGDAPRNARLLAFAGALVAYAVANSQATEAGVAAAAVAGFLLGNADIPYEDDIEDFKGDITLIVLSFVFIALAALLDVAALREVGIPGLVVVAVMALVLRPILVFLSTVGDRFTRQERAFMSFMGPRGIIPASVATLFAVELQAAAEELNEPILVEHANILLGTVFLAILLTAVFQGGLARYVAERLDVIPMRTIIVGGGKVGRALAERLEDRGENVVIVEEREDVVESARNAGFTVHHGDGTDTEVLQSAGAENAKVVAAATGDDDANLLVAQLANSKFDIERIIARANNPDNVEAFEDLGVSTISSAMATAWAIDNQIERPAIANWMTDVGRTGDVQEIEVTNAEVAGVPISELGPQLPDACIVALVTRDGQTEVPTADMMLELGDTVTLLGRRQSVRDGMAMINPEND